One Coriobacteriia bacterium DNA segment encodes these proteins:
- a CDS encoding cytochrome c3 family protein, whose protein sequence is MKRFALVLALSLALSLVFVGSAFANFGPHGGYATDTDSCAGCHRAHTSFSQVTFTPSDPGVGGAPYALLVGSGTTITEFCYACHGDAAPGASTNVESGVFDGSASAPATGAINPATGTLYMTDSTDRAPLNGGGFATVAKDWNWDSAAVTSANFAAATSNHNMDVNAVIWGSGDGANESAFLTCISCHDPHGSSNYRLLKDSVNGNAVGGYDINGVPNGAYVWSTETGYPVAAEKGWLKGNAGATQMLSYVPNYTNGGNIKATVTGSKSLSAWCSGCHEGYDNQSSAKDYLTYEANGALDMKTRHRHPVNITLVQGDPILAIPAQAGAVVKADLDQRLPLEAAGLASVRQDQVGCLTCHLAHGSSQTMTGWAAASLDASGLPVIDGVAGVDPAKSAYEPGGAAGTSALLRADNRGVCERCHNK, encoded by the coding sequence TTGAAGCGTTTTGCTCTCGTACTGGCTCTTTCACTGGCGCTGTCTCTCGTCTTCGTGGGGTCTGCCTTCGCGAACTTCGGTCCGCACGGTGGATACGCGACGGACACAGACTCTTGTGCCGGTTGCCACCGCGCTCACACGTCGTTCTCGCAGGTGACCTTCACCCCGAGCGACCCCGGCGTCGGCGGTGCCCCGTACGCGCTGCTTGTTGGTAGCGGTACGACCATCACCGAGTTCTGCTATGCGTGCCACGGCGACGCGGCACCTGGTGCCTCGACTAACGTCGAGAGCGGCGTGTTCGACGGTTCGGCTTCGGCTCCGGCTACCGGCGCCATCAATCCGGCCACGGGTACGCTTTACATGACGGACTCGACAGACCGCGCTCCTCTTAACGGCGGTGGCTTCGCCACGGTCGCCAAGGACTGGAACTGGGATAGCGCTGCTGTCACGAGCGCCAACTTCGCCGCTGCGACCTCCAACCACAACATGGATGTCAACGCTGTGATCTGGGGCTCCGGCGACGGTGCCAACGAGTCTGCGTTCCTGACCTGTATCAGCTGTCACGATCCGCACGGTAGCTCCAACTACCGCCTGCTGAAGGACAGCGTCAACGGCAACGCCGTCGGTGGCTACGACATCAACGGTGTTCCGAATGGTGCGTACGTCTGGTCGACTGAGACGGGCTACCCCGTCGCAGCCGAGAAGGGCTGGCTGAAGGGCAATGCCGGCGCTACCCAGATGCTCTCGTATGTGCCGAACTACACCAATGGTGGCAACATCAAGGCTACGGTCACCGGCTCCAAGTCGCTGTCCGCTTGGTGCTCAGGTTGTCACGAGGGCTACGACAATCAGTCGTCCGCCAAGGATTACCTCACCTATGAGGCCAATGGCGCTCTCGACATGAAGACCCGCCACCGTCACCCGGTCAACATCACGCTTGTCCAGGGTGACCCCATCCTCGCGATTCCGGCCCAGGCCGGAGCGGTCGTGAAGGCTGACCTCGATCAGCGCCTGCCGCTTGAGGCCGCCGGCCTCGCATCGGTTCGCCAGGATCAGGTTGGTTGCCTCACCTGCCACCTCGCTCATGGTAGCTCGCAGACCATGACCGGTTGGGCCGCTGCTAGCCTCGATGCTTCCGGTCTCCCGGTCATCGATGGCGTCGCTGGTGTGGATCCCGCCAAGTCCGCGTACGAGCCCGGCGGTGCCGCTGGCACCAGCGCCCTGCTCCGTGCCGACAACCGCGGCGTGTGCGAGCGTTGCCACAACAAGTAA
- a CDS encoding nickel-dependent hydrogenase large subunit, translating into MTNVWNSAATARLAVTSGAAHEVDPISRIEGHLGVKVVTDATGGIIDANAHGNLWRGFENFLLGRDINDAITFVQRICGVCPVPHGMTSTYCVDNVLGYSRGHITFATAAEPSGSYGAAGTYGVPAKAVVIRNLVMACDSIMSSITHFYHLAAPSYVQGPNIPPWTPYFDATYYADVLESNGEAIPKIGAINGSGSVGLWDAVILSYVKALRVRRLVFEAGALFAGRMPMTSCYTGGGVTNDKTEVLTSRIARFETLMTEVGRFVVNEYLPIVLALGALYPEFDSQTNVLGSINGVPRGFGAGLGRFLAWGAFPGTDGAGTLASAGGVFDTNTTLAGYPATEDVTHFRVTNKSDVYTKFLTGGTFAVPENLTEDIVNSRYDVDTTRDAAAYSVASGGNDFTTATAAYPGAVSRTKPNRTNGYTFMKAPRWAGQACEVGPFARLVVAGIYPVASGLLSTIPGYKELYTVDGLGGGGLNTAIIAEDIVYGLSNDGLVPTVAGFILGLRGGLSTIDRLRGRAIETLVLVQAVLGAAGRNDAAATPALRVTFAGGGWLDDLAALAGTDTWRQITLPVGERQGWGANEAARGALMHQATIVAGEITKYQCIVPTTWNGSPKTAADSRGAIEQAMIGASFSGAGASFTGQGGGTVTTAGGVEVLRIAQSFDPCIACAIH; encoded by the coding sequence ATGACTAACGTATGGAACAGCGCGGCTACAGCTCGCCTCGCCGTTACGTCCGGCGCCGCGCACGAGGTCGACCCGATCTCCCGCATCGAGGGTCATCTCGGCGTCAAGGTAGTCACCGACGCCACTGGTGGCATCATCGACGCGAACGCGCACGGCAACCTCTGGCGTGGCTTCGAGAACTTCCTTCTCGGTCGCGACATCAACGACGCAATCACGTTCGTACAGCGTATCTGCGGCGTGTGCCCGGTTCCTCACGGCATGACGTCCACGTACTGCGTCGACAACGTCCTCGGCTACAGCCGCGGTCACATCACCTTCGCCACCGCCGCAGAGCCGTCCGGCTCCTACGGTGCCGCCGGCACCTACGGCGTTCCGGCCAAGGCAGTCGTCATCCGCAACCTGGTCATGGCGTGCGACTCGATCATGTCGAGCATCACGCACTTCTATCACCTGGCTGCACCGAGCTACGTTCAGGGCCCCAACATTCCGCCTTGGACCCCGTACTTCGACGCCACGTACTACGCTGACGTTCTTGAGAGCAACGGCGAAGCCATTCCGAAGATCGGCGCGATCAACGGTTCTGGCAGCGTTGGCCTGTGGGACGCCGTCATTCTGAGCTACGTCAAGGCGCTCCGTGTCCGCCGTCTCGTCTTCGAGGCCGGCGCACTGTTCGCAGGTCGTATGCCGATGACCTCGTGCTACACCGGCGGCGGCGTCACGAACGACAAGACCGAGGTTCTCACCAGCCGCATCGCTCGCTTCGAGACCCTGATGACCGAGGTTGGTCGCTTCGTGGTCAACGAGTATCTGCCGATCGTTCTGGCCCTCGGCGCTCTGTATCCCGAGTTCGATAGCCAGACCAACGTTCTCGGTAGCATCAATGGCGTACCGCGCGGCTTCGGCGCCGGTCTCGGCCGCTTCCTCGCATGGGGCGCGTTCCCGGGTACCGACGGTGCAGGCACGCTGGCTTCTGCCGGTGGCGTGTTCGACACGAACACCACCCTGGCGGGCTACCCGGCGACGGAGGATGTCACCCACTTCCGCGTCACCAACAAGAGCGACGTCTACACGAAGTTCCTCACGGGCGGCACCTTCGCTGTTCCGGAGAACCTCACTGAGGACATCGTGAACTCGCGCTACGACGTCGACACCACGCGCGATGCTGCGGCCTACTCCGTGGCCAGCGGTGGCAACGACTTCACGACCGCGACGGCCGCCTATCCTGGCGCTGTCTCCCGCACGAAGCCGAACCGCACGAACGGTTACACGTTCATGAAGGCTCCGCGTTGGGCTGGTCAGGCTTGTGAAGTTGGACCGTTCGCCCGCCTCGTCGTTGCCGGTATCTACCCGGTCGCGAGCGGCCTGCTGTCCACCATTCCGGGCTACAAGGAGCTCTACACGGTTGACGGTCTCGGCGGCGGCGGTCTGAACACCGCCATCATCGCTGAGGACATCGTCTACGGTCTCTCCAACGACGGTCTTGTTCCGACCGTTGCTGGCTTCATCCTCGGTCTCCGTGGCGGCCTGTCGACCATCGACCGCCTCCGTGGCCGTGCGATTGAGACCCTCGTCCTGGTCCAGGCAGTTCTGGGCGCGGCTGGTCGCAACGATGCTGCTGCGACTCCCGCACTGCGCGTCACCTTCGCCGGTGGCGGCTGGCTCGACGATCTCGCGGCACTTGCTGGCACCGACACGTGGCGCCAGATCACTCTTCCGGTTGGCGAGCGTCAGGGCTGGGGTGCCAATGAGGCTGCACGTGGAGCCCTCATGCACCAGGCCACGATCGTCGCCGGCGAGATCACGAAGTACCAGTGCATCGTTCCCACCACTTGGAACGGCTCGCCCAAGACCGCTGCGGACTCCCGTGGCGCGATTGAGCAGGCCATGATCGGTGCGTCCTTCTCCGGCGCCGGTGCTTCGTTCACCGGTCAGGGCGGCGGCACCGTCACCACCGCTGGTGGCGTCGAGGTTCTGCGTATTGCACAGTCATTCGACCCCTGCATCGCTTGCGCGATACACTAA
- a CDS encoding tetratricopeptide repeat protein produces the protein MADPRGFDTALRTAIAVLVVAILGLGAWFGYNVYTDRKLAEQSTPALRLLGSMKQQVSRNPNDAGLRVRLGEAYAAANQPQKAIEQFNAALKISPEHTGAMMDLGYIAASQNRPDEARTYYQKVIDLTAGAELADVSDRRERAFYQLGLLEFGAKNFDAAVGDFKSALRIRDDASDTYYYLAHALYKLDQNDEAMRNVQIALQFDPNFSQANYFLGQLYFEAGDLVNASYYAGKSAQLTPDAPEPEALLAKIGNPVELVEEAKAKAESDLDGAIESVTIASNLDPINLEAATLKAELLLKAGDKAAALKAYQAASELDPGNTAIADAIKKLKSKQK, from the coding sequence ATGGCTGACCCGCGAGGGTTTGACACCGCACTCAGGACGGCGATCGCCGTGCTGGTGGTCGCTATTCTCGGTCTCGGCGCATGGTTCGGGTACAACGTGTACACGGACCGCAAGCTCGCCGAGCAGTCGACCCCGGCGCTCAGGCTGCTCGGGTCGATGAAGCAGCAGGTATCGAGAAACCCCAACGACGCAGGTCTACGAGTACGGCTGGGGGAGGCTTATGCGGCCGCCAACCAGCCGCAGAAGGCCATCGAGCAGTTCAACGCTGCGCTCAAGATCTCGCCGGAGCACACCGGGGCGATGATGGATCTCGGCTACATCGCCGCATCCCAGAACCGTCCCGATGAGGCCCGTACGTACTACCAGAAGGTTATTGACCTGACCGCCGGCGCCGAACTGGCCGACGTCAGCGACCGCCGTGAGCGAGCGTTCTATCAGCTCGGCCTGCTCGAGTTCGGCGCAAAGAACTTCGACGCGGCAGTCGGCGATTTCAAGTCCGCGCTGCGCATCCGGGATGATGCGTCGGATACCTACTACTACCTCGCACACGCGCTCTATAAGCTCGACCAGAACGACGAGGCGATGCGCAACGTTCAGATAGCGCTCCAGTTCGACCCCAACTTCTCACAAGCGAACTACTTTCTCGGCCAGTTGTATTTTGAGGCCGGTGACCTGGTGAACGCCTCCTACTATGCGGGCAAGTCTGCTCAGCTGACGCCCGACGCCCCCGAGCCGGAGGCCCTCCTTGCCAAGATCGGCAATCCTGTCGAGCTCGTCGAAGAGGCCAAGGCGAAGGCGGAAAGTGACCTGGACGGCGCGATCGAGTCGGTGACCATCGCTTCGAATCTGGATCCCATCAACCTCGAAGCAGCGACTCTCAAGGCCGAGCTGTTGCTCAAGGCCGGCGACAAGGCCGCAGCGCTCAAGGCGTACCAAGCCGCCTCGGAGCTCGATCCGGGCAATACGGCCATCGCCGATGCGATCAAGAAGCTGAAGTCCAAGCAGAAGTAG
- a CDS encoding cytochrome c3 family protein, with translation MAAFLLAAALMVAPAIAYAASPEIPATPPIDTAAPVDKTQCAPCHLDLGDVNQPGLIFSHGNHLMVSCDACHSRMPHNPSGTETVPMEVCFACHGVQHGPQGELATSECLKCHTKSFELRPESHTKDYAGKPHADASRELGVNGCMMCHKAPEDCDACHEKKGLGIPKMPNAYANVLTDKPKPPSIKVFPDGPTTMAQCNYCHPDLDAITPGRLIFAHAAHLQRNYKCNVCHPSFGHSGSGSFKPDMLSCYRCHGLKHSRQGLVAGEDCGKCHPKGFDLVPKNHTAAFKKGKHKAMVDKNAEYCGMCHKPNFCVDCHNGRGTTPNASPQPVIPDDHRDASWQSKHGKLFLEKKGACGACHDGPSCQRCHKTPVPHPTNWIENHRPPAGTAASDCNVCHRDRGKCQACHHGSVKSAELIQKNCARGPGMKGCHVEMMQRPGTAIKNKGFAEHAVHFDVKKKKGHPYRCYECHTDFGSSAAAQKLEAQQGHDLRLCYSCHGTLDPFSVQIAPYKGSSLCFRCHTDLTF, from the coding sequence GTGGCCGCGTTTCTTCTCGCGGCCGCCCTCATGGTTGCGCCCGCAATAGCCTACGCTGCTTCCCCTGAGATACCGGCGACACCGCCGATCGACACAGCTGCGCCCGTCGACAAGACTCAGTGCGCCCCGTGTCACCTCGACTTGGGCGACGTGAATCAACCCGGGCTGATCTTCAGCCACGGTAATCACCTGATGGTCTCCTGCGATGCCTGTCACTCACGGATGCCGCACAACCCCAGCGGTACCGAGACTGTGCCTATGGAGGTCTGTTTCGCATGCCACGGCGTCCAGCATGGTCCCCAGGGCGAACTCGCTACTTCAGAGTGCCTGAAGTGTCACACGAAGTCCTTCGAACTCAGGCCCGAGAGCCACACCAAGGACTACGCCGGGAAGCCCCATGCCGACGCATCCAGAGAGCTCGGCGTGAATGGCTGCATGATGTGTCACAAGGCGCCCGAGGACTGCGACGCCTGTCACGAGAAGAAGGGCCTTGGGATTCCCAAGATGCCCAACGCGTACGCCAACGTATTGACGGATAAGCCCAAGCCGCCGTCGATCAAGGTGTTCCCGGATGGGCCGACCACGATGGCGCAGTGCAACTACTGTCACCCCGACCTCGACGCCATAACTCCCGGCAGACTGATCTTCGCGCACGCGGCTCATCTCCAGCGCAACTACAAGTGCAACGTGTGCCATCCGTCGTTTGGGCACAGCGGAAGCGGTTCGTTCAAGCCTGACATGCTGTCGTGCTACCGCTGTCACGGTCTGAAGCACAGCCGGCAGGGGCTCGTTGCCGGCGAGGACTGTGGCAAGTGCCACCCCAAGGGATTCGATCTCGTCCCCAAGAACCACACCGCCGCCTTCAAGAAGGGCAAGCACAAGGCGATGGTCGACAAGAACGCCGAATACTGCGGCATGTGCCACAAGCCGAATTTCTGCGTCGATTGTCATAACGGCCGTGGGACGACGCCAAACGCCTCACCCCAACCGGTCATCCCTGATGATCACCGTGACGCCAGTTGGCAGAGCAAGCACGGCAAGCTCTTCTTGGAGAAGAAGGGTGCGTGTGGCGCATGCCACGACGGCCCGTCGTGTCAGCGTTGTCACAAGACCCCGGTGCCACACCCCACCAACTGGATTGAAAACCACCGACCGCCCGCGGGCACGGCCGCCAGTGACTGCAACGTGTGTCATCGTGATCGCGGCAAGTGCCAGGCGTGTCACCACGGCTCGGTCAAGAGCGCCGAGCTCATCCAGAAGAACTGCGCACGTGGGCCGGGGATGAAGGGCTGCCACGTCGAGATGATGCAAAGGCCCGGCACCGCTATCAAGAACAAGGGTTTCGCCGAGCACGCGGTGCATTTTGACGTGAAGAAGAAGAAGGGCCACCCGTATCGCTGCTACGAGTGCCACACGGACTTTGGGTCATCGGCTGCGGCACAGAAGCTCGAAGCGCAGCAGGGCCATGACCTGAGGCTGTGTTACAGCTGTCACGGTACCCTCGATCCCTTCAGCGTACAGATCGCGCCTTACAAAGGTTCGTCGCTCTGTTTCCGTTGTCACACGGATCTGACTTTCTAG
- a CDS encoding DUF3343 domain-containing protein: MTRQPRRFVVLGFGSTHDALDAEALLLDLGLAVVPIPAPRTLGALCGIALRLELADEMRATGYLAAAAIATTGRAELEDV, encoded by the coding sequence GTGACCCGGCAGCCTCGGCGGTTCGTGGTGCTCGGCTTCGGCTCAACGCATGACGCGCTCGACGCGGAGGCGCTGCTACTGGACCTCGGCTTGGCGGTCGTGCCTATCCCCGCGCCGCGAACACTCGGTGCGCTTTGCGGTATCGCGCTGCGACTTGAGCTTGCCGATGAAATGCGCGCGACCGGCTATCTGGCCGCCGCAGCCATCGCGACGACTGGCCGAGCCGAGCTCGAAGACGTCTGA
- a CDS encoding LysR family transcriptional regulator, translating into MNISQLRTFLAVIEHGSFSDAAKALGISQPAVTMQIQSLEGDLGVTLLDRRYRRIDLTEAGRLLVPHARKTVAEVQSARDAIEQLSGEVGGRLEIAASTTPGVYVVPRLLGAFDARYPKVDVSVSVHDTAEVVERVEDGRAQLGVSGAIVRNAKATFDRIADDELVLISPPDSPLASRPGLTADDLAHAEWIVRESGSGTRSTTERALASAGIDLTALNAVVQLGTGEAIVSAVEGGLGIAMVSRMVADKALRLGSVIQLHPRGLKVVRPFFAVMPKGTPTRAASAFAAFLHDALEGGEVGVAPAPGTGARVGA; encoded by the coding sequence GTGAACATCTCGCAATTGCGTACGTTTCTCGCCGTGATCGAGCACGGGTCATTCTCGGATGCAGCGAAGGCCCTCGGCATCTCGCAGCCGGCGGTGACGATGCAGATCCAGTCGCTCGAGGGTGACCTGGGTGTCACGCTCCTCGACCGTCGCTATCGCCGCATCGACCTCACCGAGGCCGGTCGTCTACTCGTACCGCATGCGCGCAAGACGGTCGCCGAGGTTCAGAGCGCACGCGACGCCATCGAGCAGCTGTCCGGCGAGGTCGGGGGCAGGCTTGAGATCGCGGCGAGCACCACCCCGGGTGTCTATGTCGTCCCGCGCCTGCTCGGCGCCTTTGATGCGCGCTACCCAAAGGTGGACGTTAGTGTGTCCGTCCACGACACGGCTGAGGTGGTGGAACGGGTCGAGGACGGTCGCGCACAGTTGGGGGTCTCCGGAGCGATAGTCCGCAACGCGAAGGCGACGTTTGACCGTATCGCCGACGACGAGCTCGTACTCATCAGTCCGCCGGATTCGCCTCTGGCTTCGCGCCCGGGACTCACCGCCGACGATCTCGCACACGCCGAATGGATCGTGCGCGAGTCAGGCTCGGGCACTCGATCGACGACCGAGCGCGCGCTGGCCTCCGCCGGAATCGACCTGACCGCGCTCAACGCCGTGGTTCAGCTTGGTACCGGCGAAGCGATCGTAAGCGCGGTGGAGGGCGGTCTGGGCATCGCCATGGTTTCTCGGATGGTGGCCGATAAGGCACTTCGGCTCGGAAGCGTCATACAGCTACACCCTCGCGGGCTCAAGGTGGTCCGGCCCTTCTTCGCGGTCATGCCGAAGGGTACCCCCACCAGGGCCGCCTCGGCGTTCGCCGCGTTTCTGCACGATGCGCTCGAGGGGGGCGAGGTGGGTGTGGCCCCTGCGCCCGGTACCGGTGCCCGGGTAGGCGCGTGA
- a CDS encoding transcriptional repressor has protein sequence MTEQRKQIAATATRMTGAFSVDELAAACRREHCDAGVATVYRAVNAMVASGWLERVGERGGSVLYARCEAGDHHHHHIVCDGCGRTEIAECPVTIAPGAHDVGGFVVTRHDVTLYGLCPTCATDAGPGH, from the coding sequence ATGACCGAACAGCGCAAGCAGATCGCGGCGACAGCGACACGCATGACTGGAGCGTTCAGCGTCGATGAACTGGCCGCGGCGTGTCGCCGTGAGCACTGCGACGCCGGGGTGGCGACCGTCTACCGCGCCGTGAACGCGATGGTCGCGAGCGGATGGCTTGAGCGGGTCGGGGAACGCGGGGGAAGCGTGCTGTACGCGCGCTGCGAGGCGGGCGACCACCATCATCACCACATCGTGTGCGATGGGTGCGGACGAACCGAGATCGCCGAGTGCCCTGTCACCATCGCTCCCGGAGCGCACGACGTGGGCGGGTTCGTCGTGACTCGTCACGACGTCACGCTGTACGGCCTGTGCCCTACGTGCGCGACCGACGCCGGACCTGGGCACTAG
- a CDS encoding ABC transporter ATP-binding protein: MTAHSDATHAHGHMHSEPTADEVVRVSCVRHSYEDGTSVHLCGIDFVAARGTRTVLLGPNGSGKTTLLFHVLGLLRSQEGTVRVFGVDPAVEWSAIRSRIGVVLQNVDEQLLMPTVFDDVAFSPRQFGLGEAEVATRVQAALDLLGIAKLADRVPHDLSGGEKRKVALAGALVMEPELLVLDEPFEGLDPAAREGLVALIERLAHEKQVTVVMSTHDIDSVHELAERAYVLKPGGEIALSGTPAEVFANADVLARSNIKPPILAELFAELAERDSSAPGPALSVDEAARVLAQWKDGGSAG, translated from the coding sequence ATGACCGCGCATTCCGACGCCACGCACGCCCACGGCCACATGCACAGCGAGCCCACCGCCGATGAGGTCGTGCGCGTGAGTTGCGTGCGCCACAGCTACGAGGACGGCACGAGCGTGCACTTGTGCGGTATCGACTTCGTCGCAGCTCGCGGAACGAGAACGGTCCTGCTCGGGCCGAATGGTTCGGGCAAGACGACGCTGCTCTTCCACGTGCTCGGGCTGCTGCGGTCGCAGGAGGGCACGGTGCGCGTGTTCGGCGTCGACCCGGCCGTCGAGTGGTCGGCGATACGTAGCCGGATAGGCGTGGTGCTGCAAAACGTCGACGAGCAGCTGCTGATGCCGACGGTCTTCGACGACGTGGCGTTCTCGCCTCGGCAGTTCGGGCTTGGCGAGGCGGAGGTTGCCACGAGAGTGCAGGCCGCACTCGACCTGCTCGGCATCGCGAAGCTCGCTGACCGCGTGCCTCACGACCTGTCCGGCGGCGAGAAGCGCAAGGTCGCGCTCGCCGGCGCGCTCGTGATGGAACCGGAGCTGCTCGTGCTCGACGAGCCGTTCGAGGGACTCGACCCGGCCGCCAGAGAGGGGCTTGTCGCACTCATCGAGCGCCTCGCGCACGAGAAGCAGGTGACCGTGGTGATGTCGACGCACGACATCGACTCGGTGCACGAACTCGCCGAGCGCGCATACGTGCTCAAGCCCGGCGGCGAGATCGCGCTGAGCGGCACACCCGCGGAGGTCTTCGCGAACGCCGACGTGCTCGCGCGCAGCAACATCAAGCCGCCGATCCTCGCGGAGCTGTTCGCCGAGCTCGCCGAGCGCGACAGCAGTGCGCCGGGGCCGGCGCTCTCGGTCGACGAGGCGGCACGCGTTCTGGCGCAGTGGAAAGACGGCGGCTCGGCCGGCTAG
- the rfbD gene encoding dTDP-4-dehydrorhamnose reductase — MPETASPGRPAYLIAGSGGMLGTALQRILAEQGRRFEAPPEREFDITGAGTVATRVSAFADSLAPDERGVLVNAAAYTNVERAESEPDIAQLVNETGAALLATAAADYGLAFAHVSTDFVFDGTKHGAYVESDPVNPLSVYGRTKLAGERAVASVYPEALIVRTAWVFGGNGANFPVKILEAARSRPELSVVTDEIGSPTYTIDLARGIVALLDGGAAGVFHLAGAGSCSRFELAAETLRLAGLATPIAPVTSDAFPTTAARPANSVLDCSKAAALGVTMRDWRDSLGEFVAEIDAAVPR; from the coding sequence GTGCCTGAGACCGCCTCGCCGGGCCGACCGGCGTATCTGATCGCGGGGTCGGGCGGGATGCTCGGCACCGCGCTGCAGCGCATCCTCGCCGAGCAAGGCCGCCGATTCGAGGCACCGCCGGAACGCGAGTTCGACATCACCGGCGCCGGCACCGTGGCCACCCGGGTCTCGGCCTTCGCCGATTCGCTCGCGCCCGATGAGCGCGGTGTCCTCGTCAACGCAGCCGCCTACACCAACGTCGAGCGCGCGGAGAGCGAACCCGACATCGCGCAGCTCGTCAACGAGACCGGCGCTGCGCTTCTCGCGACCGCAGCGGCAGACTACGGCCTCGCGTTCGCGCACGTGTCCACCGACTTCGTCTTCGACGGCACCAAGCACGGCGCGTACGTCGAGTCGGACCCGGTCAACCCGCTCTCGGTCTACGGGCGCACCAAGCTTGCGGGCGAGCGCGCAGTCGCGTCCGTCTACCCCGAGGCGCTCATCGTGCGCACCGCGTGGGTGTTCGGCGGCAATGGGGCGAACTTCCCGGTCAAGATCCTCGAGGCGGCCCGCTCGCGACCCGAGCTAAGCGTCGTCACCGATGAGATCGGCTCGCCCACCTACACGATCGACCTCGCACGGGGAATCGTCGCGCTTCTGGACGGGGGAGCGGCAGGCGTCTTCCACCTTGCCGGCGCCGGTTCGTGCTCGCGCTTCGAGCTCGCAGCCGAGACGCTGCGCCTCGCCGGTCTCGCGACGCCGATCGCGCCGGTGACGAGCGACGCGTTCCCTACGACGGCCGCTCGCCCGGCGAACTCGGTGCTCGACTGTTCCAAGGCGGCGGCCCTCGGCGTCACGATGCGCGACTGGCGCGACTCGCTTGGCGAGTTCGTCGCCGAGATCGACGCCGCCGTCCCGCGCTAG
- the rfbB gene encoding dTDP-glucose 4,6-dehydratase, producing the protein MRLLVCGGAGFIGSAFVRRSLAAHPDWEIVCFDKLTYAGNLDNLCDVADDPRYTFMRGDICDRDAIDIALDTGGGVDAIVNFAAETHVDRSIADPEEFLTTDILGTHTLLEAVRERGISRMVQVSTDEVYGSTETGAFVESDPIRPSSPYSASKAGGDLQVLAYHTTYGTPAIITRGSNTYGPYQYPEKLIPLFVTNAIEGGKLPLYGDGLNVRDWLHVDDHADGIAAALLNGTPGEVYNIGGGNERTNREITEIILGELGLEWADVVEPVTDRPGHDRRYALDCAKARTELGWEPVVEFTEGLRETVGWYRDNEWWWSKIKHQTAEFADWRTRWYDERA; encoded by the coding sequence ATGAGACTCCTCGTCTGCGGCGGCGCCGGGTTCATCGGCAGCGCATTCGTGCGGCGCTCGCTTGCCGCGCATCCCGACTGGGAGATCGTCTGCTTCGACAAGCTCACCTACGCAGGCAACCTCGACAACCTCTGCGACGTCGCCGACGACCCCCGCTACACCTTCATGCGCGGTGACATCTGCGACCGCGACGCCATCGACATCGCGCTCGATACGGGTGGCGGCGTGGATGCGATCGTCAATTTCGCCGCCGAGACGCACGTCGACCGCTCGATAGCGGATCCCGAGGAGTTCCTGACCACCGACATCCTCGGCACGCACACGCTGCTCGAGGCGGTGCGCGAGCGGGGGATATCCCGCATGGTGCAGGTCTCCACCGACGAGGTCTACGGCTCGACCGAGACCGGCGCGTTCGTCGAGAGCGATCCGATCCGGCCGTCGAGCCCGTATTCGGCGAGCAAGGCCGGCGGCGACCTGCAGGTGCTCGCGTACCACACCACCTACGGCACGCCCGCGATCATCACCCGCGGCTCCAACACCTACGGTCCGTACCAGTATCCCGAGAAGCTCATCCCGCTGTTCGTGACCAACGCGATTGAGGGAGGCAAGCTGCCGCTGTATGGCGACGGCCTTAACGTCCGCGACTGGCTGCACGTCGACGACCACGCTGACGGTATCGCGGCAGCGCTGCTCAACGGCACGCCCGGTGAGGTCTACAACATCGGCGGCGGCAACGAACGCACGAACCGCGAGATCACCGAGATCATCTTGGGCGAGCTCGGACTTGAATGGGCCGACGTGGTTGAACCGGTCACCGACCGTCCCGGCCATGATCGCCGCTACGCGCTCGACTGCGCCAAAGCGCGCACAGAACTCGGCTGGGAGCCGGTCGTCGAGTTCACCGAGGGTCTGCGCGAGACCGTCGGGTGGTACCGCGACAACGAGTGGTGGTGGAGCAAGATCAAGCACCAGACCGCCGAGTTCGCCGACTGGCGCACGCGTTGGTACGACGAGCGTGCCTGA